A window from Bombus fervidus isolate BK054 chromosome 12, iyBomFerv1, whole genome shotgun sequence encodes these proteins:
- the Ena gene encoding ENAH actin regulator enabled isoform X1: MRRYSYSRRPQQILPEEYRSCEVSISSARASVMVYDDVNKKWVPSGSSSGLSKVQLYHHQVNNTFRVVGRKLQDHEIVINCAILKGLKYNQATVTFHQWRDNKQVYGLNFSSKDDADAFARAMLQALDVLSNGSNISRSLAPASATQQQSVFQQQQPTNAQYDEDMGYRTMTREDVAIIQERRMSQQSQATNSPNAISPSCPLASQQQQPTSQQQQQQQQQQQQQPQQTPQQSVQQQPQPPAPPQPPQQQQQQQHQAQQQQQQPMQQQSQSGHHRTSSAPPAPQPQQQTVMQSMQVTGGMGTAAGQMSSGGAPPIPPPQPPMAAAAPPCPPTMINFNAPVPPPPMMMNQYAQSPSSQSNLPNQSQAQSIYGSTQGNQYGGAPNSNQYATVAVVGQSPCQYPSGNQNNFYNNNGQISNAYPSGQAGQANQYGGGGSSSGTGGAGGNQYGSSNSISQYASSGTATTGQYGVGVAVNVGQPNQSQYGVVSQAQAQYGNNQLQAVSAATNPYGTPSNSVNQYSSTGTGAGGSGANCGSNAGSGSTGPGSGHHVPPVNPNIYAPIGNAGPQPPPMMPLAGPAPPPPPPPPAPKVNATNLNPLSASGSTGSVSSVATSEPSPDSNSLAAAIQATRLKKKQQASQQPVENSGSSTSSSGSAGNSGNYGTLGRGGGGGMASMMDEMAKTLARRRAAVEKKQPEQPQEPESSPDKKSWDKNSLSNNKFSNGAESPKSVRKRFGSASEDTLLKVNGVNDGAVLTVQEMEAFKAEIIKEVRKEFQKMKQEIVDAVRAELSRR, from the exons ATGAGGCGATACTCGTATTCTCGTCGACCGCAGCAAATCCTTCCGGAAGAATATCGATCGTG CGAAGTGAGCATATCGTCCGCTCGTGCGTCGGTAATGGTATACGACGACGTTAATAAAAAATGGGTACCGAGTGGCAGTTCTTCAGGACTCTCCAAAGTTCAATTATATCATCACCAAGTGAACAATACGTTTCGCGTGGTGGGAAGAAAGTTGCAGGATCACGAGATCGTCATCAACTGCGCGATCCTCAAGGGACTGAAGTACAATCAGGCGACAGTCACGTTTCACCAATGGCGAGATAACAAGCAAGTATACGGTCTGAATTTCTCCAGTAAGGACGACGCCGACGCATTTGCCAGAGCGATGCTGCAAGCGCTCGAT GTGTTGAGCAATGGAAGCAACATATCGAGAAGTCTTGCCCCCGCCTCAGCTACCCAGCAGCAATCCGTCTTTCAACAACAGCAACCGACTAATGCTCAATATGACGAAGACATGGGATACAG AACTATGACCAGGGAAGATGTGGCGATCATTCAGGAACGCAGAATGTCTCAGCAAAGCCAAG CAACAAATAGTCCAAACGCGATTTCCCCGAGTTGCCCGCTCGCATCGCAACAACAACAACCTACTtcgcaacagcagcagcagcagcagcagcagcagcaacaacaaccaCAGCAAACACCTCAACAATCCGTGCAACAACAACCGCAGCCACCAGCGCCGCCGCAACCACcccaacagcaacaacagcagcagcatcAAGcgcaacagcagcaacagcagccaATGCAACAGCAATCGCAATCCGGTCATCACAGAACATCGTCGGCACCGCCAGCTCCTCAACCTCAACAGCAAACTGTTATGCAATCGATGCAAGTTACCGGCGGTATGGGAACTGCTGCAGGACAAATGTCGAGCGGAGGTGCACCTCCGATACCACCGCCTCAGCCTCCTATGGCGGCGGCAGCTCCGCCGTGTCCACCGACAATGATAAACTTTAACGCACCGGTACCACCACCCCCGATGATGATGAACCAATACGCGCAATCCCCGTCGTCTCAGTCGAATCTACCGAATCAATCTCAAGCGCAGTCGATTTACGGTAGTACCCAAGGAAACCAGTACGGAGGTGCGCCAAATAGTAATCAGTACGCGACCGTCGCTGTCGTCGGGCAAAGTCCATGTCAGTATCCCTCCGGAAATCAAAACAACTTCTACAATAACAACGGGCAAATTAGCAATGCGTATCCCAGCGGACAAGCAGGACAAGCAAACCAATACGGTGGCGGTGGAAGTAGTAGTGGTACGGGTGGTGCTGGTGGAAATCAGTATGGAAGTAGTAATTCGATTAGTCAGTACGCGAGCAGCGGAACCGCGACGACAGGCCAGTACGGTGTGGGTGTCGCAGTCAACGTTGGCCAGCCGAACCAGTCTCAGTACGGTGTCGTATCTCAGGCACAAGCGCAGTATGGTAACAACCAACTACAGGCAGTTTCGGCCGCTACGAATCCTTATGGAACACCATCAAATTCGGTGAATCAGTACAGCAGCACTGGCACTGGTGCCGGTGGCAGCGGTGCTAATTGCGGAAGTAATGCAGGCAGTGGCAGTACCGGCCCCGGCAGTGGACATCACGTGCCACCGGTTAATCCTAATATTTACGCTCCCATTGGCAATGCCGGTCCTCAACCTCCTCCTATGATGCCGCTGGCTGGACCTGctcctcctccacctcctccACCGCCTGCCCCAAAAGTCAACGCTACCAATCTCAATCCCCTTTCCGCATCTGGTTCTACTGGATCTGTAAGTTCCGTCGCTACCAGCGAACCATCGCCGGATTCCAATTCGTTGGCTGCTGCGATTCAAGCGACTCGTCTTAAAAAGAAGCAGCAG GCATCGCAACAACCAGTGGAGAATAGCGGTTCTAGTACTAGCAGCAGCGGAAGTGCTGGGAACAGCGGGAATTACGGCACTCTAGGAAGGGGCGGAGGTGGTGGAATGGCTTCTATGATGGACGAAATGGCTAAAACTCTAGCTCGTAGACGAGCTGCCGTTGAGAAGAAACAACCCGAACAACCGCAA gaACCTGAAAGTTCACCCGATAAGAAATCATGGGATAAGAACAGTTTgtcgaataataaattctcgAACGGTGCCGAATCACCGAAATCTGTCCGCAAGAGGTTTGGTTCTGCTTCCGAGGATACGCTCCTGAAAGTAAACGGCGTTAACGACGGGGCTGTGCTTACTGTTCAAGAAATGGAGGCATTCAAAGCGGAGATCATCAAGGAAGTGCGCAAAGAATTCCAAAAGATGAAACAAGAGATTGTAGATG ctGTCAGAGCAGAACTAAGTAGAAGATAA
- the Ena gene encoding ENAH actin regulator enabled isoform X3, translating to MNEVSISSARASVMVYDDVNKKWVPSGSSSGLSKVQLYHHQVNNTFRVVGRKLQDHEIVINCAILKGLKYNQATVTFHQWRDNKQVYGLNFSSKDDADAFARAMLQALDVLSNGSNISRSLAPASATQQQSVFQQQQPTNAQYDEDMGYRTMTREDVAIIQERRMSQQSQATNSPNAISPSCPLASQQQQPTSQQQQQQQQQQQQQPQQTPQQSVQQQPQPPAPPQPPQQQQQQQHQAQQQQQQPMQQQSQSGHHRTSSAPPAPQPQQQTVMQSMQVTGGMGTAAGQMSSGGAPPIPPPQPPMAAAAPPCPPTMINFNAPVPPPPMMMNQYAQSPSSQSNLPNQSQAQSIYGSTQGNQYGGAPNSNQYATVAVVGQSPCQYPSGNQNNFYNNNGQISNAYPSGQAGQANQYGGGGSSSGTGGAGGNQYGSSNSISQYASSGTATTGQYGVGVAVNVGQPNQSQYGVVSQAQAQYGNNQLQAVSAATNPYGTPSNSVNQYSSTGTGAGGSGANCGSNAGSGSTGPGSGHHVPPVNPNIYAPIGNAGPQPPPMMPLAGPAPPPPPPPPAPKVNATNLNPLSASGSTGSVSSVATSEPSPDSNSLAAAIQATRLKKKQQASQQPVENSGSSTSSSGSAGNSGNYGTLGRGGGGGMASMMDEMAKTLARRRAAVEKKQPEQPQEPESSPDKKSWDKNSLSNNKFSNGAESPKSVRKRFGSASEDTLLKVNGVNDGAVLTVQEMEAFKAEIIKEVRKEFQKMKQEIVDAVRAELSRR from the exons ATGAA CGAAGTGAGCATATCGTCCGCTCGTGCGTCGGTAATGGTATACGACGACGTTAATAAAAAATGGGTACCGAGTGGCAGTTCTTCAGGACTCTCCAAAGTTCAATTATATCATCACCAAGTGAACAATACGTTTCGCGTGGTGGGAAGAAAGTTGCAGGATCACGAGATCGTCATCAACTGCGCGATCCTCAAGGGACTGAAGTACAATCAGGCGACAGTCACGTTTCACCAATGGCGAGATAACAAGCAAGTATACGGTCTGAATTTCTCCAGTAAGGACGACGCCGACGCATTTGCCAGAGCGATGCTGCAAGCGCTCGAT GTGTTGAGCAATGGAAGCAACATATCGAGAAGTCTTGCCCCCGCCTCAGCTACCCAGCAGCAATCCGTCTTTCAACAACAGCAACCGACTAATGCTCAATATGACGAAGACATGGGATACAG AACTATGACCAGGGAAGATGTGGCGATCATTCAGGAACGCAGAATGTCTCAGCAAAGCCAAG CAACAAATAGTCCAAACGCGATTTCCCCGAGTTGCCCGCTCGCATCGCAACAACAACAACCTACTtcgcaacagcagcagcagcagcagcagcagcagcaacaacaaccaCAGCAAACACCTCAACAATCCGTGCAACAACAACCGCAGCCACCAGCGCCGCCGCAACCACcccaacagcaacaacagcagcagcatcAAGcgcaacagcagcaacagcagccaATGCAACAGCAATCGCAATCCGGTCATCACAGAACATCGTCGGCACCGCCAGCTCCTCAACCTCAACAGCAAACTGTTATGCAATCGATGCAAGTTACCGGCGGTATGGGAACTGCTGCAGGACAAATGTCGAGCGGAGGTGCACCTCCGATACCACCGCCTCAGCCTCCTATGGCGGCGGCAGCTCCGCCGTGTCCACCGACAATGATAAACTTTAACGCACCGGTACCACCACCCCCGATGATGATGAACCAATACGCGCAATCCCCGTCGTCTCAGTCGAATCTACCGAATCAATCTCAAGCGCAGTCGATTTACGGTAGTACCCAAGGAAACCAGTACGGAGGTGCGCCAAATAGTAATCAGTACGCGACCGTCGCTGTCGTCGGGCAAAGTCCATGTCAGTATCCCTCCGGAAATCAAAACAACTTCTACAATAACAACGGGCAAATTAGCAATGCGTATCCCAGCGGACAAGCAGGACAAGCAAACCAATACGGTGGCGGTGGAAGTAGTAGTGGTACGGGTGGTGCTGGTGGAAATCAGTATGGAAGTAGTAATTCGATTAGTCAGTACGCGAGCAGCGGAACCGCGACGACAGGCCAGTACGGTGTGGGTGTCGCAGTCAACGTTGGCCAGCCGAACCAGTCTCAGTACGGTGTCGTATCTCAGGCACAAGCGCAGTATGGTAACAACCAACTACAGGCAGTTTCGGCCGCTACGAATCCTTATGGAACACCATCAAATTCGGTGAATCAGTACAGCAGCACTGGCACTGGTGCCGGTGGCAGCGGTGCTAATTGCGGAAGTAATGCAGGCAGTGGCAGTACCGGCCCCGGCAGTGGACATCACGTGCCACCGGTTAATCCTAATATTTACGCTCCCATTGGCAATGCCGGTCCTCAACCTCCTCCTATGATGCCGCTGGCTGGACCTGctcctcctccacctcctccACCGCCTGCCCCAAAAGTCAACGCTACCAATCTCAATCCCCTTTCCGCATCTGGTTCTACTGGATCTGTAAGTTCCGTCGCTACCAGCGAACCATCGCCGGATTCCAATTCGTTGGCTGCTGCGATTCAAGCGACTCGTCTTAAAAAGAAGCAGCAG GCATCGCAACAACCAGTGGAGAATAGCGGTTCTAGTACTAGCAGCAGCGGAAGTGCTGGGAACAGCGGGAATTACGGCACTCTAGGAAGGGGCGGAGGTGGTGGAATGGCTTCTATGATGGACGAAATGGCTAAAACTCTAGCTCGTAGACGAGCTGCCGTTGAGAAGAAACAACCCGAACAACCGCAA gaACCTGAAAGTTCACCCGATAAGAAATCATGGGATAAGAACAGTTTgtcgaataataaattctcgAACGGTGCCGAATCACCGAAATCTGTCCGCAAGAGGTTTGGTTCTGCTTCCGAGGATACGCTCCTGAAAGTAAACGGCGTTAACGACGGGGCTGTGCTTACTGTTCAAGAAATGGAGGCATTCAAAGCGGAGATCATCAAGGAAGTGCGCAAAGAATTCCAAAAGATGAAACAAGAGATTGTAGATG ctGTCAGAGCAGAACTAAGTAGAAGATAA
- the Ena gene encoding ENAH actin regulator enabled isoform X2: MRRYSYSRRPQQILPEEYRSEVSISSARASVMVYDDVNKKWVPSGSSSGLSKVQLYHHQVNNTFRVVGRKLQDHEIVINCAILKGLKYNQATVTFHQWRDNKQVYGLNFSSKDDADAFARAMLQALDVLSNGSNISRSLAPASATQQQSVFQQQQPTNAQYDEDMGYRTMTREDVAIIQERRMSQQSQATNSPNAISPSCPLASQQQQPTSQQQQQQQQQQQQQPQQTPQQSVQQQPQPPAPPQPPQQQQQQQHQAQQQQQQPMQQQSQSGHHRTSSAPPAPQPQQQTVMQSMQVTGGMGTAAGQMSSGGAPPIPPPQPPMAAAAPPCPPTMINFNAPVPPPPMMMNQYAQSPSSQSNLPNQSQAQSIYGSTQGNQYGGAPNSNQYATVAVVGQSPCQYPSGNQNNFYNNNGQISNAYPSGQAGQANQYGGGGSSSGTGGAGGNQYGSSNSISQYASSGTATTGQYGVGVAVNVGQPNQSQYGVVSQAQAQYGNNQLQAVSAATNPYGTPSNSVNQYSSTGTGAGGSGANCGSNAGSGSTGPGSGHHVPPVNPNIYAPIGNAGPQPPPMMPLAGPAPPPPPPPPAPKVNATNLNPLSASGSTGSVSSVATSEPSPDSNSLAAAIQATRLKKKQQASQQPVENSGSSTSSSGSAGNSGNYGTLGRGGGGGMASMMDEMAKTLARRRAAVEKKQPEQPQEPESSPDKKSWDKNSLSNNKFSNGAESPKSVRKRFGSASEDTLLKVNGVNDGAVLTVQEMEAFKAEIIKEVRKEFQKMKQEIVDAVRAELSRR; the protein is encoded by the exons ATGAGGCGATACTCGTATTCTCGTCGACCGCAGCAAATCCTTCCGGAAGAATATCGATC CGAAGTGAGCATATCGTCCGCTCGTGCGTCGGTAATGGTATACGACGACGTTAATAAAAAATGGGTACCGAGTGGCAGTTCTTCAGGACTCTCCAAAGTTCAATTATATCATCACCAAGTGAACAATACGTTTCGCGTGGTGGGAAGAAAGTTGCAGGATCACGAGATCGTCATCAACTGCGCGATCCTCAAGGGACTGAAGTACAATCAGGCGACAGTCACGTTTCACCAATGGCGAGATAACAAGCAAGTATACGGTCTGAATTTCTCCAGTAAGGACGACGCCGACGCATTTGCCAGAGCGATGCTGCAAGCGCTCGAT GTGTTGAGCAATGGAAGCAACATATCGAGAAGTCTTGCCCCCGCCTCAGCTACCCAGCAGCAATCCGTCTTTCAACAACAGCAACCGACTAATGCTCAATATGACGAAGACATGGGATACAG AACTATGACCAGGGAAGATGTGGCGATCATTCAGGAACGCAGAATGTCTCAGCAAAGCCAAG CAACAAATAGTCCAAACGCGATTTCCCCGAGTTGCCCGCTCGCATCGCAACAACAACAACCTACTtcgcaacagcagcagcagcagcagcagcagcagcaacaacaaccaCAGCAAACACCTCAACAATCCGTGCAACAACAACCGCAGCCACCAGCGCCGCCGCAACCACcccaacagcaacaacagcagcagcatcAAGcgcaacagcagcaacagcagccaATGCAACAGCAATCGCAATCCGGTCATCACAGAACATCGTCGGCACCGCCAGCTCCTCAACCTCAACAGCAAACTGTTATGCAATCGATGCAAGTTACCGGCGGTATGGGAACTGCTGCAGGACAAATGTCGAGCGGAGGTGCACCTCCGATACCACCGCCTCAGCCTCCTATGGCGGCGGCAGCTCCGCCGTGTCCACCGACAATGATAAACTTTAACGCACCGGTACCACCACCCCCGATGATGATGAACCAATACGCGCAATCCCCGTCGTCTCAGTCGAATCTACCGAATCAATCTCAAGCGCAGTCGATTTACGGTAGTACCCAAGGAAACCAGTACGGAGGTGCGCCAAATAGTAATCAGTACGCGACCGTCGCTGTCGTCGGGCAAAGTCCATGTCAGTATCCCTCCGGAAATCAAAACAACTTCTACAATAACAACGGGCAAATTAGCAATGCGTATCCCAGCGGACAAGCAGGACAAGCAAACCAATACGGTGGCGGTGGAAGTAGTAGTGGTACGGGTGGTGCTGGTGGAAATCAGTATGGAAGTAGTAATTCGATTAGTCAGTACGCGAGCAGCGGAACCGCGACGACAGGCCAGTACGGTGTGGGTGTCGCAGTCAACGTTGGCCAGCCGAACCAGTCTCAGTACGGTGTCGTATCTCAGGCACAAGCGCAGTATGGTAACAACCAACTACAGGCAGTTTCGGCCGCTACGAATCCTTATGGAACACCATCAAATTCGGTGAATCAGTACAGCAGCACTGGCACTGGTGCCGGTGGCAGCGGTGCTAATTGCGGAAGTAATGCAGGCAGTGGCAGTACCGGCCCCGGCAGTGGACATCACGTGCCACCGGTTAATCCTAATATTTACGCTCCCATTGGCAATGCCGGTCCTCAACCTCCTCCTATGATGCCGCTGGCTGGACCTGctcctcctccacctcctccACCGCCTGCCCCAAAAGTCAACGCTACCAATCTCAATCCCCTTTCCGCATCTGGTTCTACTGGATCTGTAAGTTCCGTCGCTACCAGCGAACCATCGCCGGATTCCAATTCGTTGGCTGCTGCGATTCAAGCGACTCGTCTTAAAAAGAAGCAGCAG GCATCGCAACAACCAGTGGAGAATAGCGGTTCTAGTACTAGCAGCAGCGGAAGTGCTGGGAACAGCGGGAATTACGGCACTCTAGGAAGGGGCGGAGGTGGTGGAATGGCTTCTATGATGGACGAAATGGCTAAAACTCTAGCTCGTAGACGAGCTGCCGTTGAGAAGAAACAACCCGAACAACCGCAA gaACCTGAAAGTTCACCCGATAAGAAATCATGGGATAAGAACAGTTTgtcgaataataaattctcgAACGGTGCCGAATCACCGAAATCTGTCCGCAAGAGGTTTGGTTCTGCTTCCGAGGATACGCTCCTGAAAGTAAACGGCGTTAACGACGGGGCTGTGCTTACTGTTCAAGAAATGGAGGCATTCAAAGCGGAGATCATCAAGGAAGTGCGCAAAGAATTCCAAAAGATGAAACAAGAGATTGTAGATG ctGTCAGAGCAGAACTAAGTAGAAGATAA